The proteins below come from a single Gossypium raimondii isolate GPD5lz chromosome 2, ASM2569854v1, whole genome shotgun sequence genomic window:
- the LOC105788139 gene encoding 60S ribosomal protein L9: MKTILSSETMDIPDGVAIKVKAKMIEVEGPRGKLIRNFKHLNLDFHLIKDEESGKRKLRIEAWFGSRKTSAAIRTALSHVENLITGVTKGYRYKMRFVYAHFPINASITNGNKSIEIRNFLGEKKVRKVDMLEGVSIVRSEKVKDEIVLDGNDIELVSRSAALINQKCHVKNKDIRKFLDGIYVSEKGRIAEEE; the protein is encoded by the exons ATGAAGACCATTCTTTCTTCAGAGACAATGGACATCCCTGATGGGGTTGCTATTAAGGTGAAGGCCAAGATGATCGAGGTTGAAGGTCCCAGGGGTAAGCTCATCCGTAACTTCAAGCACCTCAACCTCGATTTTCACCTCATCAAGGACGAGGAGAGCGGCAAGCGCAAGCTCAGGATCGAGGCTTGGTTTGGCTCCAGAAAGACTAGCGCCGCCATCCGTACTGCTCTCAGCCACGTTGAGAATCTCATCACCGGCGTCACCAAGGGTTACCGTTACAAGATGAGGTTTGTTTATGCTCATTTTCCGATCAACGCCTCCATCACTAACGGCAACAAGTCCATCGAGATCCGTAATTTCCTTGGCGAGAAGAAG GTGCGAAAGGTGGATATGTTGGAAGGGGTATCCATTGTTCGATCAGAGAAGGTTAAAGACGAGATCGTGTTGGATGGTAACGATATCGAACTTGTGTCACGCTCGGCAGCTTTGATAAACCAG AAATGCCATGTGAAGAACAAGGATATTAGAAAGTTCCTTGATGGTATCTATGTTAGCGAGAAGGGCAGGATCGCTGAAGAAGAATGA